A region from the Sander vitreus isolate 19-12246 chromosome 1, sanVit1, whole genome shotgun sequence genome encodes:
- the LOC144521453 gene encoding uncharacterized protein LOC144521453 produces MAAVLQATNQETAISSAGPIRCSHLFFIICAVDLTKRFLNRGYKQDWVDSAKKRFDQTTQEECLQSKKRPKDLNKSPLCCVKYSPLVSEFRKSIYKYWHIIDSDPRLMKVFPEKPKLIFKRAPNLRDRLVKNDICSQPTTSLLSMPDGNYKCGSCAQCSHMHKCKSFNHPHTGKITSIRGAITCSTTYVIHLIRCPCGLAYVCKTTRAIRTRISEHRSTIRTGDERSPVAAHFKQAGHNVSALRYIGVEQVNKLPRGGDQDKRLLQWETFWIHYLNTMSPHGLNEEFDIKPFL; encoded by the exons ATGGCTGCTGTCCTCCAGGCGACCAATCAGGAGACAGCAATCAGCTCTGCTGGACCAATCCGGTGTTCACACCTGTTCTTCATTATCTGT GCTGTAGACTTGACAAAAAGATTCCTCAATAGAGGCTATAAACAAGACTGGGTTGATTCGGCCAAAAAACGATTTGATCAGACAACACAAGAGGAGTGTCTTCAATCAAAAAAGCGCCCTAAAGATCTAAATAAGTCCCCTTTATGCTGCGTAAAATATTCCCCACTGGTGTCAGAATTTAGAAAATCTATCTATAAATATTGGCACATTATTGATTCGGACCCTAGACTAATGAAAGTTTTTCCAGAAAAACCTAAGCTTATTTTTAAGCGTGCTCCTAATTTAAGAGATCGCTTAGTTAAAAATGACATATGTTCGCAACCCACAACTTCCCTTCTCAGTATGCCTGATGGTAACTATAAATGTGGTAGTTGCGCCCAGTGTTCGCATATGCACAAATGCAAAAGCTTTAATCATCCACACACTGGTAAAATAACATCCATTCGCGGTGCTATTACATGTAGCACCACATATGTTATTCATCTAATTCGCTGCCCATGTGGTTTAGCATATGTGTGTAAAACAACGAGAGCAATACGGACCAGAATCAGTGAACACAGAAGCACCATTAGAACAGGGGATGAGCGCAGCCCTGTAGCGGCTCATTTTAAACAGGCAGGACATAATGTCAGCGCCCTCAGATACATAGGGGTGGAGCAAGTCAACAAACTTCCTAGAGGGGGAGACCAGGATAAAAGGCTCCTCCAATGGGAAACCTTTTGGATTCATTATTTAAATACAATGTCTCCTCATGGTCTTAATGAAGAATTTGATATAAAACCATTCTTATAA